One region of Paralichthys olivaceus isolate ysfri-2021 chromosome 12, ASM2471397v2, whole genome shotgun sequence genomic DNA includes:
- the stxbp5b gene encoding syntaxin-binding protein 5 isoform X4, with product MKKFNIRKVLDGLTASSSSASAQPGALRENDAVQETLQSEHFQLCKTVRHGFPYQPSSMAFDPVQKILAFGTQNGALRLFGRAGVECYCQHESGAAVIQLQFLINEGALVSALADDSIHLWNLRQKIPAILHSLKFNRERITYCHLPFQSKWLYIGTERGNIHIVNVESFTLSGYVIMWNKAIELSTKTHPGPVVHISDNPMDEGKLLIGFECGVVVLWDLKCKKADYRYNHDEAIHSVAWHHEGKQFVCSHSDGTLTTWNVRAPAKPGQIITPHGKQPKDGKKPEPCKPILKVEYKTTRAGEPFMVLSGGLSYDTVGRRACLTVMHGKSTAVLEMDYPIVDFLTLCETPYPNDFQEPYAVVVLLEKDLVLIDLGQIGYPIFENPYPLTIHESPVTCCEYFADCPAELIPALYSVGSRQKRQGYSKKEWPISGGNWGQGTQSYPEIIITGHADGSIKFWDASALMLQVLYKLKTAKVFERARGKEEKSSTDIVEEDPFAIQTLSWCPESRMLCVAGVSAHVIVYRFSKQEVTTEVVQLLEVRMQCEFSEVDSPDPGGEQTPTLPTPGASSSPQETELSTQPSTGSNSSDGPRDNIPCLQVRSSPLKQSPGYQVELVIQLVWVSGEPPQQITSLAINSSYGLVVFGNSNGLAVVDYLQKTLLLNMGTSELYSPSDPYQRQPCSPRKARQPSGGLSESNDGANATEDRCKSPTSAKMSRKISSSSEQKPDLDVKDNSFTRSRSSSVTSIERESREAISAFLFCESFPRKTDSVLSPCLLVGTTQGSVMMVALSLSPGGDNRLQQPVGISSCGTLVRLKGGILTMALLDSTATLLPPSYEPWYDPNASDEEKEKSRRRRPASPPSSQEGQDPQFAVLCSEKQAKVVAMPSQTRIYKHNITETSFVLRADVVQMAGANCIACFCANGHIMTLSLPSLRPLLDVNYLPLTDMRIARTFCFSNLGQALYLTSPTEIQRITYSQETCNNLQEMLSELFTPVETPEAPNRGFFKGLFGGGAQSLDREDLFGETAAGKASRSLAQHIPGPGGMEGMKGAASGVVGDLARARIALDERGQKLGELDERTAAMMASADSFSKHAHDMMLKYKDKKWYQL from the exons CTTTGGCCGTGCTGGTGTGGAGTGCTACTGTCAGCATGAGAGCGGTGCTGCTGTCATCCAGCTCCAGTTCCTGATCAACGAG GGGGCGCTGGTGAGTGCCTTAGCAGATGACAGCATCCACCTGTGGAACCTGAGGCAAAAAATCCCCGCTATCCTGCATTCTCTCAAGTTCAACAGGGAGAG AATCACGTACTGCCACCTGCCCTTCCAGAGCAAATGGCTTTACATCGGCACAGAAAGGGGAAACATCCACATTGTCAACGTGGAGTCCTTCACTCTCTCAGGCTACGTCATCATGTGGAACAAAGCCATCGaact ATCTACCAAGACACACCCAGGGCCTGTCGTGCACATCAGTGATAACCCCATGGATGAGGGAAAG CTTCTGATTGGATTTGAATGTGGTGTAGTGGTGTTGTGGGATTTGAAGTGCAAAAAAGCTGACTACCGCTATAATCATGATGAG gccaTCCACTCAGTCGCCTGGCACCATGAGGGAAAACAGTTTGTTTGCAGCCACTCAGATGGCACTCTGACCACATGGAATGTACGAGCCCCAGCCAAGCCTGGACAGATCATCACACCACATG GAAAGCAGCCTAAGGATGGAAAAAAGCCAGAACCATGCAAACCTATCCTGAAGGTGGAGTACAAAACAACGAGGGCTGG GGAACCTTTCATGGTCCTGTCTGGAGGTCTGTCTTACGATACAGTGGGGAGGAGAGCCTGTCTGACTGTGATGCATGGAAAGAGCACTGCTGTCCTGGAGATGGACTACCCCATTGTAGATTTCCTAACACTGTGTGAAACTCCTTATCCAAATG ACTTTCAGGAACCCTATGCTGTGGTGGTCCTGCTCGAAAAGGATTTAGTTTTAATAGACCTCGGACAGATTGG GTATCCAATATTTGAAAATCCATATCCTCTGACTATTCACGAGTCACCAGTGACCTGCTGTGAGTACTTTGCTGACTGCCCTGCTGAACTTATTCCTGCACTTTACTCCGTCGGCAGTCGGCAAAAGAGACAAGGTTACAGCAAGAAG GAATGGCCCATCAGTGGTGGAAACTGGGGCCAAGGCACACAGAGTTACCCAGAGATCATAATCACGGG ACATGCCGATGGGTCGATCAAATTTTGGGATGCTTCAGCAT TAATGCTTCAAGTGCTGTACAAGCTGAAGACTGCCAAGGTGTTTGAGAGGGCTCGTGGTAAAGAAGAGAAGTCGAGCACAGATATCGTAGAGGAGGACCCATTTGCCATCCAGACCTTGTCCTGGTGCCCCGAGAGCAGGATGCTCTGTGTGGCCGGAGTGTCAGCGCACGTCATCGTCTATAGATTCAGCAAGCAGGAAGTCACCACTGAAGTTGTGCAG CTCCTGGAGGTGCGGATGCAGTGTGAATTTAGCGAGGTGGACTCTCCTGATCCTGGGGGGGAGCAGACTCCCACCCTACCAACCCCAGGAGCTTCCTCCAGCCCTCAGGAGACTGAGCTGTCCACTCAGCCCTCAACAGGCAGCAACTCCTCAGATGGACCCCGGGACAACATACCCTGTCTGCA GGTGCGGAGCTCCCCGCTGAAGCAGTCTCCAGGCTACCAGGTGGAGCTGGTGATCCAGCTGGTGTGGGTGAGCGGGGAGCCACCTCAGCAGATCACCAGCCTGGCTATCAACTCCTCATATGGCCT tgttgtgtttgggaaCAGTAACGGTCTGGCTGTGGTGGACTACCTCCAGAAAACTCTGCTCCTCAACATGGGCACATCAGAGCTGTACAGCCCATCTGACCCCTACCAGAGGCAGCCCTGCTCCCCACGCAAAGCACGACAGCCCTCTGGAG GACTCAGCGAGTCCAACGATGGAGCCAACGCGACAGAGGACCGCTGCAAATCACCTACTTCAG CCAAGATGTCTCGGAAAATTAGCTCGTCTAGTGAGCAAAAGCCAGACCTGG ATGTCAAGGATAACTCGTTCACCCGCTCGCGTAGTTCAAGTGTAACCAGCATAGAGAGAGAATCTCGAGAGGCCATCTCCGCCTTTCTCTTCTGTGAGAGTTTTCCCAGGAAGACGGACAGCGTGCTCAGCCCCTGTCTGCTGGTGGGAACCACCCAGGGCTCTGTGATGATGGTGGCCCTCAGCCTGTCGCCCGGAGGGGACAACAGGCTGCAGCAGCCAGTCGGCATCTCCTCCTGCG GAACTCTAGTCAGACTGAAAGGAGGCATTTTGACGATGGCCCTGCTGGACTCCACTGCAACTCTGCTGCCCCCTTCCTATGAGCCATGGTATGACCCAAACGCCTCagatgaagagaaggagaagagcagGAGGCGCAGGCCAGCCTCCCCTCCCTCGTCACAGGAGGGTCAAGACCCCCAGTTTGCAGTGCTGTGTTCAGAGAAACAGGCCAAGGTGGTGGCCATGCCTTCTCAAACCCGCATctacaaacacaacatcacagaGACCTCCTTCGTGCTAAGGGCTGATGTTGTGCAGATGGCCGGAGCTAACTGCATTGCCTGTTTCTGTGCTAACGGGCATATCATGACTCTGAG TTTACCCAGTCTAAGGCCTCTGTTGGATGTGAACTACTTGCCGCTGACAGACATGCGGATAGCCAGAACGTTCTGCTTCTCTAACTTAGGTCAAGCCCTGTACCTCACCTCTCCCACCGAGATCCAGAGGATCACCTACAGCCAGGAGACCTGCAACAACCTGCAG GAAATGCTCAGTGAGTTATTTACCCCTGTGGAGACACCAGAGGCCCCGAACAGAGGTTTTTTCAAGGGCCTTTTTGGTGGAGGAGCTCAGTCTCTGGACAGGGAGGACCTCT TTGGTGAAACAGCTGCAGGTAAAGCCTCCCGTAGCCTGGCACAGCACATCCCTGGCCCAGGCGGCATGGAGGGCATGAAGGGGGCTGCGTCAGGGGTTGTGGGCGACCTGGCCCGCGCCCGGATAGCTCTGGACGAGAGAGGGCAGAAGCTGGGCGAGCTTGATGAGAGAACGGCAGCTATGATGGCCAGCGCAGACTCCTTCTCCAAACACGCCCATGAT ATGATGCTGAAGTATAAAGATAAGAAGTGGTACCAGCTCTGA
- the stxbp5b gene encoding syntaxin-binding protein 5 isoform X2, which produces MKKFNIRKVLDGLTASSSSASAQPGALRENDAVQETLQSEHFQLCKTVRHGFPYQPSSMAFDPVQKILAFGTQNGALRLFGRAGVECYCQHESGAAVIQLQFLINEGALVSALADDSIHLWNLRQKIPAILHSLKFNRERITYCHLPFQSKWLYIGTERGNIHIVNVESFTLSGYVIMWNKAIELSTKTHPGPVVHISDNPMDEGKLLIGFECGVVVLWDLKCKKADYRYNHDEAIHSVAWHHEGKQFVCSHSDGTLTTWNVRAPAKPGQIITPHGKQPKDGKKPEPCKPILKVEYKTTRAGEPFMVLSGGLSYDTVGRRACLTVMHGKSTAVLEMDYPIVDFLTLCETPYPNDFQEPYAVVVLLEKDLVLIDLGQIGYPIFENPYPLTIHESPVTCCEYFADCPAELIPALYSVGSRQKRQGYSKKEWPISGGNWGQGTQSYPEIIITGHADGSIKFWDASALMLQVLYKLKTAKVFERARGKEEKSSTDIVEEDPFAIQTLSWCPESRMLCVAGVSAHVIVYRFSKQEVTTEVVQLLEVRMQCEFSEVDSPDPGGEQTPTLPTPGASSSPQETELSTQPSTGSNSSDGPRDNIPCLQVRSSPLKQSPGYQVELVIQLVWVSGEPPQQITSLAINSSYGLVVFGNSNGLAVVDYLQKTLLLNMGTSELYSPSDPYQRQPCSPRKARQPSGGLSESNDGANATEDRCKSPTSAKMSRKISSSSEQKPDLEEGFQRWRSLSCKKSINCMNKGKAASRMSQKAGVCRTKSAPDSYVKDNSFTRSRSSSVTSIERESREAISAFLFCESFPRKTDSVLSPCLLVGTTQGSVMMVALSLSPGGDNRLQQPVGISSCGTLVRLKGGILTMALLDSTATLLPPSYEPWYDPNASDEEKEKSRRRRPASPPSSQEGQDPQFAVLCSEKQAKVVAMPSQTRIYKHNITETSFVLRADVVQMAGANCIACFCANGHIMTLSLPSLRPLLDVNYLPLTDMRIARTFCFSNLGQALYLTSPTEIQRITYSQETCNNLQEMLSELFTPVETPEAPNRGFFKGLFGGGAQSLDREDLFGETAAGKASRSLAQHIPGPGGMEGMKGAASGVVGDLARARIALDERGQKLGELDERTAAMMASADSFSKHAHDMMLKYKDKKWYQL; this is translated from the exons CTTTGGCCGTGCTGGTGTGGAGTGCTACTGTCAGCATGAGAGCGGTGCTGCTGTCATCCAGCTCCAGTTCCTGATCAACGAG GGGGCGCTGGTGAGTGCCTTAGCAGATGACAGCATCCACCTGTGGAACCTGAGGCAAAAAATCCCCGCTATCCTGCATTCTCTCAAGTTCAACAGGGAGAG AATCACGTACTGCCACCTGCCCTTCCAGAGCAAATGGCTTTACATCGGCACAGAAAGGGGAAACATCCACATTGTCAACGTGGAGTCCTTCACTCTCTCAGGCTACGTCATCATGTGGAACAAAGCCATCGaact ATCTACCAAGACACACCCAGGGCCTGTCGTGCACATCAGTGATAACCCCATGGATGAGGGAAAG CTTCTGATTGGATTTGAATGTGGTGTAGTGGTGTTGTGGGATTTGAAGTGCAAAAAAGCTGACTACCGCTATAATCATGATGAG gccaTCCACTCAGTCGCCTGGCACCATGAGGGAAAACAGTTTGTTTGCAGCCACTCAGATGGCACTCTGACCACATGGAATGTACGAGCCCCAGCCAAGCCTGGACAGATCATCACACCACATG GAAAGCAGCCTAAGGATGGAAAAAAGCCAGAACCATGCAAACCTATCCTGAAGGTGGAGTACAAAACAACGAGGGCTGG GGAACCTTTCATGGTCCTGTCTGGAGGTCTGTCTTACGATACAGTGGGGAGGAGAGCCTGTCTGACTGTGATGCATGGAAAGAGCACTGCTGTCCTGGAGATGGACTACCCCATTGTAGATTTCCTAACACTGTGTGAAACTCCTTATCCAAATG ACTTTCAGGAACCCTATGCTGTGGTGGTCCTGCTCGAAAAGGATTTAGTTTTAATAGACCTCGGACAGATTGG GTATCCAATATTTGAAAATCCATATCCTCTGACTATTCACGAGTCACCAGTGACCTGCTGTGAGTACTTTGCTGACTGCCCTGCTGAACTTATTCCTGCACTTTACTCCGTCGGCAGTCGGCAAAAGAGACAAGGTTACAGCAAGAAG GAATGGCCCATCAGTGGTGGAAACTGGGGCCAAGGCACACAGAGTTACCCAGAGATCATAATCACGGG ACATGCCGATGGGTCGATCAAATTTTGGGATGCTTCAGCAT TAATGCTTCAAGTGCTGTACAAGCTGAAGACTGCCAAGGTGTTTGAGAGGGCTCGTGGTAAAGAAGAGAAGTCGAGCACAGATATCGTAGAGGAGGACCCATTTGCCATCCAGACCTTGTCCTGGTGCCCCGAGAGCAGGATGCTCTGTGTGGCCGGAGTGTCAGCGCACGTCATCGTCTATAGATTCAGCAAGCAGGAAGTCACCACTGAAGTTGTGCAG CTCCTGGAGGTGCGGATGCAGTGTGAATTTAGCGAGGTGGACTCTCCTGATCCTGGGGGGGAGCAGACTCCCACCCTACCAACCCCAGGAGCTTCCTCCAGCCCTCAGGAGACTGAGCTGTCCACTCAGCCCTCAACAGGCAGCAACTCCTCAGATGGACCCCGGGACAACATACCCTGTCTGCA GGTGCGGAGCTCCCCGCTGAAGCAGTCTCCAGGCTACCAGGTGGAGCTGGTGATCCAGCTGGTGTGGGTGAGCGGGGAGCCACCTCAGCAGATCACCAGCCTGGCTATCAACTCCTCATATGGCCT tgttgtgtttgggaaCAGTAACGGTCTGGCTGTGGTGGACTACCTCCAGAAAACTCTGCTCCTCAACATGGGCACATCAGAGCTGTACAGCCCATCTGACCCCTACCAGAGGCAGCCCTGCTCCCCACGCAAAGCACGACAGCCCTCTGGAG GACTCAGCGAGTCCAACGATGGAGCCAACGCGACAGAGGACCGCTGCAAATCACCTACTTCAG CCAAGATGTCTCGGAAAATTAGCTCGTCTAGTGAGCAAAAGCCAGACCTGG AGGAGGGCTTCCAACGATGGCGCTCGCTCTCATGTAAGAAGAGCATTAATTGTATGAACAAAGGCAAGGCAGCGTCCAGGATGAGCCAGAAGGCGGGCGTATGTAGAACTAAGTCAGCCCCTGACTCCT ATGTCAAGGATAACTCGTTCACCCGCTCGCGTAGTTCAAGTGTAACCAGCATAGAGAGAGAATCTCGAGAGGCCATCTCCGCCTTTCTCTTCTGTGAGAGTTTTCCCAGGAAGACGGACAGCGTGCTCAGCCCCTGTCTGCTGGTGGGAACCACCCAGGGCTCTGTGATGATGGTGGCCCTCAGCCTGTCGCCCGGAGGGGACAACAGGCTGCAGCAGCCAGTCGGCATCTCCTCCTGCG GAACTCTAGTCAGACTGAAAGGAGGCATTTTGACGATGGCCCTGCTGGACTCCACTGCAACTCTGCTGCCCCCTTCCTATGAGCCATGGTATGACCCAAACGCCTCagatgaagagaaggagaagagcagGAGGCGCAGGCCAGCCTCCCCTCCCTCGTCACAGGAGGGTCAAGACCCCCAGTTTGCAGTGCTGTGTTCAGAGAAACAGGCCAAGGTGGTGGCCATGCCTTCTCAAACCCGCATctacaaacacaacatcacagaGACCTCCTTCGTGCTAAGGGCTGATGTTGTGCAGATGGCCGGAGCTAACTGCATTGCCTGTTTCTGTGCTAACGGGCATATCATGACTCTGAG TTTACCCAGTCTAAGGCCTCTGTTGGATGTGAACTACTTGCCGCTGACAGACATGCGGATAGCCAGAACGTTCTGCTTCTCTAACTTAGGTCAAGCCCTGTACCTCACCTCTCCCACCGAGATCCAGAGGATCACCTACAGCCAGGAGACCTGCAACAACCTGCAG GAAATGCTCAGTGAGTTATTTACCCCTGTGGAGACACCAGAGGCCCCGAACAGAGGTTTTTTCAAGGGCCTTTTTGGTGGAGGAGCTCAGTCTCTGGACAGGGAGGACCTCT TTGGTGAAACAGCTGCAGGTAAAGCCTCCCGTAGCCTGGCACAGCACATCCCTGGCCCAGGCGGCATGGAGGGCATGAAGGGGGCTGCGTCAGGGGTTGTGGGCGACCTGGCCCGCGCCCGGATAGCTCTGGACGAGAGAGGGCAGAAGCTGGGCGAGCTTGATGAGAGAACGGCAGCTATGATGGCCAGCGCAGACTCCTTCTCCAAACACGCCCATGAT ATGATGCTGAAGTATAAAGATAAGAAGTGGTACCAGCTCTGA
- the stxbp5b gene encoding syntaxin-binding protein 5 isoform X3: protein MKKFNIRKVLDGLTASSSSASAQPGALRENDAVQETLQSEHFQLCKTVRHGFPYQPSSMAFDPVQKILAFGTQNGALRLFGRAGVECYCQHESGAAVIQLQFLINEGALVSALADDSIHLWNLRQKIPAILHSLKFNRERITYCHLPFQSKWLYIGTERGNIHIVNVESFTLSGYVIMWNKAIELSTKTHPGPVVHISDNPMDEGKLLIGFECGVVVLWDLKCKKADYRYNHDEAIHSVAWHHEGKQFVCSHSDGTLTTWNVRAPAKPGQIITPHGKQPKDGKKPEPCKPILKVEYKTTRAGEPFMVLSGGLSYDTVGRRACLTVMHGKSTAVLEMDYPIVDFLTLCETPYPNDFQEPYAVVVLLEKDLVLIDLGQIGYPIFENPYPLTIHESPVTCCEYFADCPAELIPALYSVGSRQKRQGYSKKEWPISGGNWGQGTQSYPEIIITGHADGSIKFWDASALMLQVLYKLKTAKVFERARGKEEKSSTDIVEEDPFAIQTLSWCPESRMLCVAGVSAHVIVYRFSKQEVTTEVVQLLEVRMQCEFSEVDSPDPGGEQTPTLPTPGASSSPQETELSTQPSTGSNSSDGPRDNIPCLQVRSSPLKQSPGYQVELVIQLVWVSGEPPQQITSLAINSSYGLVVFGNSNGLAVVDYLQKTLLLNMGTSELYSPSDPYQRQPCSPRKARQPSGGLSESNDGANATEDRCKSPTSGSTSPYNSDDERKQKFIEKVKFKSRRFSKTVANDFAKMSRKISSSSEQKPDLDVKDNSFTRSRSSSVTSIERESREAISAFLFCESFPRKTDSVLSPCLLVGTTQGSVMMVALSLSPGGDNRLQQPVGISSCGTLVRLKGGILTMALLDSTATLLPPSYEPWYDPNASDEEKEKSRRRRPASPPSSQEGQDPQFAVLCSEKQAKVVAMPSQTRIYKHNITETSFVLRADVVQMAGANCIACFCANGHIMTLSLPSLRPLLDVNYLPLTDMRIARTFCFSNLGQALYLTSPTEIQRITYSQETCNNLQEMLSELFTPVETPEAPNRGFFKGLFGGGAQSLDREDLFGETAAGKASRSLAQHIPGPGGMEGMKGAASGVVGDLARARIALDERGQKLGELDERTAAMMASADSFSKHAHDMMLKYKDKKWYQL, encoded by the exons CTTTGGCCGTGCTGGTGTGGAGTGCTACTGTCAGCATGAGAGCGGTGCTGCTGTCATCCAGCTCCAGTTCCTGATCAACGAG GGGGCGCTGGTGAGTGCCTTAGCAGATGACAGCATCCACCTGTGGAACCTGAGGCAAAAAATCCCCGCTATCCTGCATTCTCTCAAGTTCAACAGGGAGAG AATCACGTACTGCCACCTGCCCTTCCAGAGCAAATGGCTTTACATCGGCACAGAAAGGGGAAACATCCACATTGTCAACGTGGAGTCCTTCACTCTCTCAGGCTACGTCATCATGTGGAACAAAGCCATCGaact ATCTACCAAGACACACCCAGGGCCTGTCGTGCACATCAGTGATAACCCCATGGATGAGGGAAAG CTTCTGATTGGATTTGAATGTGGTGTAGTGGTGTTGTGGGATTTGAAGTGCAAAAAAGCTGACTACCGCTATAATCATGATGAG gccaTCCACTCAGTCGCCTGGCACCATGAGGGAAAACAGTTTGTTTGCAGCCACTCAGATGGCACTCTGACCACATGGAATGTACGAGCCCCAGCCAAGCCTGGACAGATCATCACACCACATG GAAAGCAGCCTAAGGATGGAAAAAAGCCAGAACCATGCAAACCTATCCTGAAGGTGGAGTACAAAACAACGAGGGCTGG GGAACCTTTCATGGTCCTGTCTGGAGGTCTGTCTTACGATACAGTGGGGAGGAGAGCCTGTCTGACTGTGATGCATGGAAAGAGCACTGCTGTCCTGGAGATGGACTACCCCATTGTAGATTTCCTAACACTGTGTGAAACTCCTTATCCAAATG ACTTTCAGGAACCCTATGCTGTGGTGGTCCTGCTCGAAAAGGATTTAGTTTTAATAGACCTCGGACAGATTGG GTATCCAATATTTGAAAATCCATATCCTCTGACTATTCACGAGTCACCAGTGACCTGCTGTGAGTACTTTGCTGACTGCCCTGCTGAACTTATTCCTGCACTTTACTCCGTCGGCAGTCGGCAAAAGAGACAAGGTTACAGCAAGAAG GAATGGCCCATCAGTGGTGGAAACTGGGGCCAAGGCACACAGAGTTACCCAGAGATCATAATCACGGG ACATGCCGATGGGTCGATCAAATTTTGGGATGCTTCAGCAT TAATGCTTCAAGTGCTGTACAAGCTGAAGACTGCCAAGGTGTTTGAGAGGGCTCGTGGTAAAGAAGAGAAGTCGAGCACAGATATCGTAGAGGAGGACCCATTTGCCATCCAGACCTTGTCCTGGTGCCCCGAGAGCAGGATGCTCTGTGTGGCCGGAGTGTCAGCGCACGTCATCGTCTATAGATTCAGCAAGCAGGAAGTCACCACTGAAGTTGTGCAG CTCCTGGAGGTGCGGATGCAGTGTGAATTTAGCGAGGTGGACTCTCCTGATCCTGGGGGGGAGCAGACTCCCACCCTACCAACCCCAGGAGCTTCCTCCAGCCCTCAGGAGACTGAGCTGTCCACTCAGCCCTCAACAGGCAGCAACTCCTCAGATGGACCCCGGGACAACATACCCTGTCTGCA GGTGCGGAGCTCCCCGCTGAAGCAGTCTCCAGGCTACCAGGTGGAGCTGGTGATCCAGCTGGTGTGGGTGAGCGGGGAGCCACCTCAGCAGATCACCAGCCTGGCTATCAACTCCTCATATGGCCT tgttgtgtttgggaaCAGTAACGGTCTGGCTGTGGTGGACTACCTCCAGAAAACTCTGCTCCTCAACATGGGCACATCAGAGCTGTACAGCCCATCTGACCCCTACCAGAGGCAGCCCTGCTCCCCACGCAAAGCACGACAGCCCTCTGGAG GACTCAGCGAGTCCAACGATGGAGCCAACGCGACAGAGGACCGCTGCAAATCACCTACTTCAG GGTCTACCTCACCGTACAATTCAGATGATGAACGAAAACAGAAGTTCATTGAGAAGG TGAAGTTCAAAAGCAGACGCTTTTCCAAGACGGTTGCCAATGACTTTG CCAAGATGTCTCGGAAAATTAGCTCGTCTAGTGAGCAAAAGCCAGACCTGG ATGTCAAGGATAACTCGTTCACCCGCTCGCGTAGTTCAAGTGTAACCAGCATAGAGAGAGAATCTCGAGAGGCCATCTCCGCCTTTCTCTTCTGTGAGAGTTTTCCCAGGAAGACGGACAGCGTGCTCAGCCCCTGTCTGCTGGTGGGAACCACCCAGGGCTCTGTGATGATGGTGGCCCTCAGCCTGTCGCCCGGAGGGGACAACAGGCTGCAGCAGCCAGTCGGCATCTCCTCCTGCG GAACTCTAGTCAGACTGAAAGGAGGCATTTTGACGATGGCCCTGCTGGACTCCACTGCAACTCTGCTGCCCCCTTCCTATGAGCCATGGTATGACCCAAACGCCTCagatgaagagaaggagaagagcagGAGGCGCAGGCCAGCCTCCCCTCCCTCGTCACAGGAGGGTCAAGACCCCCAGTTTGCAGTGCTGTGTTCAGAGAAACAGGCCAAGGTGGTGGCCATGCCTTCTCAAACCCGCATctacaaacacaacatcacagaGACCTCCTTCGTGCTAAGGGCTGATGTTGTGCAGATGGCCGGAGCTAACTGCATTGCCTGTTTCTGTGCTAACGGGCATATCATGACTCTGAG TTTACCCAGTCTAAGGCCTCTGTTGGATGTGAACTACTTGCCGCTGACAGACATGCGGATAGCCAGAACGTTCTGCTTCTCTAACTTAGGTCAAGCCCTGTACCTCACCTCTCCCACCGAGATCCAGAGGATCACCTACAGCCAGGAGACCTGCAACAACCTGCAG GAAATGCTCAGTGAGTTATTTACCCCTGTGGAGACACCAGAGGCCCCGAACAGAGGTTTTTTCAAGGGCCTTTTTGGTGGAGGAGCTCAGTCTCTGGACAGGGAGGACCTCT TTGGTGAAACAGCTGCAGGTAAAGCCTCCCGTAGCCTGGCACAGCACATCCCTGGCCCAGGCGGCATGGAGGGCATGAAGGGGGCTGCGTCAGGGGTTGTGGGCGACCTGGCCCGCGCCCGGATAGCTCTGGACGAGAGAGGGCAGAAGCTGGGCGAGCTTGATGAGAGAACGGCAGCTATGATGGCCAGCGCAGACTCCTTCTCCAAACACGCCCATGAT ATGATGCTGAAGTATAAAGATAAGAAGTGGTACCAGCTCTGA